The Petrotoga miotherma DSM 10691 genome includes a region encoding these proteins:
- a CDS encoding SPASM domain-containing protein, with product MDIFKKLNKRELGEFYEKPPFIEPLHTNYPFSNKTFFKQPPICTKLFVELNNSCDSQQCAYCGNEKLNRLFSCMGCNVWKESKMEILPVESYVSILDQAIKLNFREIILTGGNVFKDLDKLATLLKYLEKVNFSNVILILHEKHFKEDYIAFLNQFKTINIALNFDIPINEKASEKISKIIHNLSQNIFLIGIINLSKFGSKEELMEKVNCEYKKIAVKNKKNKVGWQVDFSSSNFCKDYLKVPIFGKSRLLSPNVFLYEWCQEFNPCLGGMLNVASNGDVYVCRVIKEKPVGNILQEGSLSQVIRSKKNEIENFWHLTKDNIKKCRDCEFRYLCNDCRAIEKDFLQTSLCTYDPYKGRWFDDFSQKR from the coding sequence ATGGATATATTTAAAAAATTGAACAAGAGAGAATTAGGAGAATTTTATGAAAAACCCCCTTTTATCGAACCTTTGCATACTAATTATCCTTTTTCTAATAAAACTTTTTTTAAACAACCACCCATTTGTACTAAGCTTTTTGTAGAATTGAATAATAGTTGTGATAGTCAACAATGTGCTTACTGTGGCAACGAAAAATTAAATCGCCTTTTCTCATGTATGGGGTGTAATGTATGGAAAGAAAGTAAAATGGAAATATTGCCTGTAGAATCATATGTGAGTATATTGGATCAAGCAATTAAGCTTAATTTTCGGGAAATTATTTTGACAGGTGGTAATGTATTTAAAGATCTTGATAAATTGGCAACTCTTTTGAAGTATCTCGAAAAAGTGAATTTTTCTAATGTCATATTAATTTTGCATGAAAAGCACTTTAAAGAAGACTATATAGCTTTCTTAAATCAGTTCAAAACTATTAATATTGCACTAAATTTTGATATCCCAATAAATGAAAAAGCATCAGAGAAAATTTCAAAAATCATACATAATTTAAGCCAAAATATTTTTTTAATAGGTATTATTAATTTATCAAAATTTGGTAGCAAAGAAGAGTTAATGGAAAAGGTAAATTGTGAATATAAAAAAATAGCTGTTAAAAATAAAAAAAATAAGGTTGGATGGCAAGTTGATTTTTCTTCTTCTAATTTTTGCAAAGATTACCTCAAAGTGCCTATCTTTGGGAAAAGCAGGCTTTTAAGTCCGAATGTATTCCTTTATGAGTGGTGTCAAGAGTTTAACCCATGCTTAGGAGGAATGTTAAATGTTGCTAGCAATGGAGATGTCTATGTTTGCAGAGTAATTAAAGAAAAACCAGTAGGAAATATATTGCAAGAAGGGAGCCTTTCCCAGGTAATCCGATCTAAGAAGAATGAAATTGAAAATTTTTGGCATCTAACCAAGGATAATATCAAAAAGTGCAGGGATTGTGAATTCAGATATCTATGCAATGATTGTAGAGCTATAGAAAAAGATTTCCTTCAAACTTCCCTGTGTACTTATGATCCTTATAAAGGTAGGTGGTTTGATGATTTTTCTCAAAAACGTTGA